One segment of Rana temporaria chromosome 2 unlocalized genomic scaffold, aRanTem1.1 chr2k, whole genome shotgun sequence DNA contains the following:
- the ATP1A1 gene encoding sodium/potassium-transporting ATPase subunit alpha-1, with amino-acid sequence MGYGAGRDKYEPAATSEHESKKQKKAKRKEKDMDELKKEVSMEDHKLSMEELNRKYGTDLTRGHTTARAAEILARDGPNALTPPPTTPEWVKFCRQLFGGFSMLLWIGAILCFLAYGILAATEEEPQNDNLYLGVVLSAVVIITGCFSYYQEAKSSRIMESFKNMVPQQALVIRSGEKLSINAEEVVLGDLVEVKGGDRIPADLRIISAHGCKVDNSSLTGESEPQTRSPDFTNENPLETRNIAFFSTNCVEGTARGIVVNTGDRTVMGRIATLASGLEGGRTPIAVEIEHFIHIITGVAVFLGVSFFILSLILQYSWLEAVIFLIGIIVANVPEGLLATVTVCLTLTAKRMARKNCLVKNLEAVETLGSTSTICSDKTGTLTQNRMTVAHMWFDNQIHEADTTENQSGASFDKSSPTWTALSRVAGLCNRAVFQAGQENTPILKRDVAGDASESALLKCIELCCGSVRDMREKNTKVAEIPFNSTNKYQLSVHKNANPSESRYLLVMKGAPERILDRCTTILQQGKEQPLDEELKDSFQNAYLELGGLGERVLGFCHLALSDEQFPEGFQFDSEEVNFPTENLCFVGLISMIDPPRAAVPDAVGKCRSAGIKVIMVTGDHPITAKAIAKGVGIISEGNETVEDIAARLNIPVNQVNPRDAKACVIHGSDLKDMAPEQIDDILRHHTEIVFARTSPQQKLIIVEGCQRQGAIVAVTGDGVNDSPALKKADIGIAMGISGSDVSKQAADMILLDDNFASIVTGVEEGRLIFDNLKKSIAYTLTSNIPEITPFLIFIIANIPLPLGTVTILCIDLGTDMVPAISLAYEQAESDIMKRQPRNPKTDKLVNERLISMAYGQIGMIQALGGFFTYFVILAENGFLPSTLLGIRVNWDDRWVNDVEDSYGQQWTYEQRKIVEFTCHTSFFVSIVVVQWADLIICKTRRNSVFQQGMKNKILIFGLFEETALAAFLSYCPGMDVALRMYPLKPTWWFCAFPYSLIIFIYDEIRKLIIRRSPGGWVEKESYY; translated from the exons ATGGGATACGGG GCCGGACGCGATAAGTATGAGCCCGCCGCCACATCCGAACATGAGAGCAAGAAGCAGAAGAAGGCGAAACGGAAGGAGAAGGACATGGACGAGCTGAAGAAGGAAGTCTCCATG GAAGACCACAAGCTGAGCATGGAGGAATTGAACCGCAAGTACGGCACGGATCTGACACGG gGTCACACCACTGCCCGGGCAGCCGAGATCCTGGCAAGAGATGGTCCAAACGCCCTCACCCCTCCTCCTACCACTCCGGAATGGGTAAAGTTTTGCCGTCAGCTCTTTGGAGGCTTCTCTATGCTGCTGTGGATCGGGGCCATCCTCTGTTTCCTTGCGTACGGTATCCTGGCAGCCACTGAAGAGGAACCGCAGAACGATAAT CTCTACCTCGGTGTTGTCTTGTCAGCTGTCGTCATCATCACTGGCTGTTTCTCCTACTACCAAGAAGCAAAGAGCTCCAGGATCATGGAGTCCTTCAAGAACATGGTGCCCCAG CAAGCCTTGGTGATCCGAAGCGGTGAGAAGTTGAGCATTAACGCAGAAGAAGTTGTCCTTGGAGATCTGGTGGAGGTGAAAGGTGGAGACCGGATCCCAGCGGATCTCAGGATCATCTCTGCTCACGGTTGTAAG GTGGACAACTCTTCCCTTACCGGAGAGTCCGAGCCCCAAACCCGATCTCCCGACTTCACCAATGAAAACCCTCTTGAGACCCGTAACATCGCCTTCTTCTCCACCAATTGCGTGGAAG GCACTGCCCGTGGTATCGTTGTCAACACCGGTGACCGCACTGTCATGGGACGTATCGCCACTCTTGCCTCCGGTCTGGAAGGTGGCCGCACCCCTATCGCCGTTGAAATCGAGCATTTCATCCATATCATCACCGGTGTAGCCGTCTTCCTGGGCGTCAGCTTCTTCATCCTGTCGCTCATCCTGCAGTACAGCTGGCTGGAGGCCGTTATCTTCCTCATCGGTATCATTGTAGCCAACGTGCCTGAAGGGCTGCTGGCCACCGTCACG GTGTGCCTTACACTCACCGCTAAGCGCATGGCCCGCAAAAACTGCCTGGTTAAGAACTTGGAGGCTGTGGAAACTCTGGGATCTACCTCCACCATCTGTTCAGACAAGACCGGAACCCTCACCCAGAACCGGATGACCGTGGCACACATGTGGTTCGACAACCAGATCCACGAGGCCGACACCACAGAGAATCAGAGCG GTGCCTCCTTCGACAAAAGCTCTCCAACCTGGACCGCACTGTCCCGTGTCGCTGGGCTGTGTAACAGAGCTGTGTTCCAGGCTGGTCAGGAGAACACTCCTATTCTGAAG AGAGACGTGGCCGGTGACGCCTCGGAATCGGCTCTGCTGAAATGCATCGAGCTGTGCTGCGGCTCCGTGAGGGACATGAGAGAAAAGAACACCAAAGTGGCCGAAATCCCCTTCAACTCCACCAATAAGTATCAG cTGTCTGTACACAAGAATGCCAATCCTAGCGAATCTCGTTACTTGCTGGTCATGAAGGGCGCCCCTGAGAGGATCCTGGACCGATGCACCACCATTTTGCAGCAGGGCAAAGAGCAGCCTCTGGATGAGGAACTGAAAGACTCCTTCCAAAACGCGTACCTGGAGCTGGGCGGCCTGGGTGAAAGAGTGCTCG GCTTCTGTCACTTGGCTTTGTCTGATGAACAGTTCCCTGAGGGATTCCAGTTTGATTCGGAAGAGGTGAACTTCCCCACAGAGAACCTGTGCTTTGTTGGTCTGATCTCCATGATTGATCCCCCTCGTGCCGCTGTGCCCGACGCTGTGGGCAAATGCCGAAGTGCTGGCATCAAG GTTATCATGGTCACCGGAGACCACCCTATCACAGCAAAGGCCATAGCCAAGGGTGTGGGCATCATCTCTGAGGGTAACGAGACTGTGGAGGACATCGCTGCCAGGCTTAACATTCCAGTCAACCAAGTGAACCCAAG AGATGCCAAGGCTTGTGTGATCCATGGCTCCGATCTGAAGGACATGGCTCCCGAGCAAATCGATGACATTCTGCGACACCACACTGAGATCGTCTTCGCCAGAACCTCCCCCCAGCAGAAGCTGATCATCGTGGAAGGATGCCAGAGACAG GGCGCCATTGTAGCTGTGACTGGTGACGGTGTCAATGACTCTCCCGCCTTGAAGAAAGCCGACATTGGTATTGCTATGGGTATCTCCGGCTCTGATGTCTCTAAGCAGGCAGCTGACATGATTCTGCTGGATGACAACTTTGCCTCCATTGTGACCGGTGTGGAAGAAG GACGTCTGATCTTTGATAACCTGAAGAAATCCATTGCCTACACCCTGACCAGTAACATTCCAGAGATCACACCCTTCCTCATCTTCATCATCGCCAACATCCCTCTGCCCCTGGGTACCGTCACAATCCTGTGTATCGATCTGGGTACAGACATG GTCCCAGCTATCTCCCTGGCTTATGAACAAGCAGAAAGTGACATCATGAAGAGACAGCCCAGGAACCCCAAGACAGACAAGCTGGTGAATGAGCGGCTCATCAGTATGGCATATGGACAGATTG GTATGATCCAAGCTCTGGGTGGGTTCTTCACCTACTTTGTCATCTTGGCGGAGAACGGCTTCCTGCCCTCAACGCTGTTGGGCATCCGTGTGAACTGGGACGACCGCTGGGTCAACGATGTAGAAGACAGCTATGGACAGCAGTGG ACCTATGAgcagaggaagattgtggagttCACCTGTCACACGTCATTCTTCGTCAGTATTGTGGTTGTCCAGTGGGCTGATTTGATCATCTGTAAGACCAGAAGGAACTCCGTCTTCCAGCAGGGCATGAA GAACAAGATCCTGATCTTTGGACTCTTTGAGGAGACCGCACTGGCCGCCTTCCTGTCCTATTGTCCCGGTATGGACGTGGCTCTCCGCATGTACCCACTAAA accAACCTGGTGGTTCTGTGCCTTCCCATACTCCCTGATCATCTTTATCTATGATGAAATCCGTAAACTGATAATCAGGCGCAGCCCTGGTG GCTGGGTGGAAAAGGAATCTTATTATTAA